The stretch of DNA CTTGTCCGGGCCGAACCATTTCGGGTTTGATCAGGCCGGGTACGCCTGTGGTTGCGACCACGATGTCGGCTTTGCGCATGAGCTCCTCGAGGCTCACGCCTTGGCCGCCATTGGCTTCCAGGCGCTTGACAGCGTTTTGATTGATGTCGGAACCCAATACGGTTTTGACCCCGTATTGGGTCAAGAGCCGGGCGATACCGATACCCGCCGCACCCAAGCCGATTTGGCCCACCACGCTTTGCTTGAGGTCCACGCCCACCCGTTTGGTGGCGTTCAACAGGGCCGCCAAGCTCACCACGGCGGTGCCGTGCTGGTCGTCGTGCAAGACCGGTTTGTCGAGCTTTTCGATTAAGGCTGTTTCAACCTCAAAGCAATGGGGGGAGGCGATGTCTTCCAGCTGGATTGCGCCGAAGGAAGGCGCGATGGCGGTGATAATGTCGATCAGCCGCGCCGGGTCTTTTTCTTCCAGCAAAATGGGCACGCAAGTAACGCCCACGAGCCGTGCGAACAAGGCTGCTTTGCCCTCCATCACCGGCAGGGCCGCTTTGACGCCGATATCGCCCAGGCCCAGCACGGCCGTGCCGTTGGTGACGATGGCCACGGTGTTGGGCAGGTTGGTGTAGTCCCAAACGAGATCGGGCTGGTCTTTAATCGCCAAGCTGACGCGTGCCACTCCTGGGGTGTAGATGTCCCGGAGCTGCTGAATGGAGTTGATGGACAGCTTGGAGGCCATTTGGATCTTGCCGCCCCGGT from Pseudomonadota bacterium encodes:
- a CDS encoding malic enzyme-like NAD(P)-binding protein, with protein sequence VRRHEDKSIWEITLEMDPAKDYGVLDKINALPNATLLGKSDRIMDRHRGGKIQMASKLSINSIQQLRDIYTPGVARVSLAIKDQPDLVWDYTNLPNTVAIVTNGTAVLGLGDIGVKAALPVMEGKAALFARLVGVTCVPILLEEKDPARLIDIITAIAPSFGAIQLEDIASPHCFEVETALIEKLDKPVLHDDQHGTAVVSLAALLNATKRVGVDLKQSVVGQIGLGAAGIGIARLLTQYGVKTVLGSDINQNAVKRLEANGGQGVSLEELMRKADIVVATTGVPGLIKPEMVRPGQVILALSNPDPEISPLVALKHGAAFAADGGSVNNVLGFPGLFRGALDARAARFTDDMLFAAAQKLAELAPDHALVPPVLDNETHVQVATAVREAASGPAGKPTLRLYV